The DNA segment CATATTTCGCGGGTTCTATCTCGTTCTCAGTATAGGCATATGAGAAGGGTACGTAGCTGATGCGCTAGGACACATGTAGGCCGCATCAGACAAACTGATAAGAGAGATGGAACTCTTCGGCGAAGATTTCTCAGGCTACAaagaagacgacgaggaagattcCTCCGCCCTCCCAGTCCCCACCACAACCGCCCTCCCTGCCAAATCTCTCGAATCTACCGATCCATCTAAAGGTAAAAAGGGAAAACTCAACGCCAAATCTACCGGATTGACATATCAGTTCCAGATCTTAGAATTGATTGGTGTGCCCAGAGACGAATTGAAGAAGTTTGCGGATCCTTACTACTGGTTGAACTATTTCCCTCCTATTGCTAAGCAGGATTTGACTGGGTTGGGAGCgagggtggattggaggagacAGTTCTTGACTAGTGAGTTCAATTCTCTCTCTTCGACCAAATATTTCAAGGCAATGATTGCCAATTATGTCGTCGGATACGTACATCGTAACTGCGGGCACGATCATGGGAGCTAATTCGCCCGCCCGCTCTGTTTGCAGCCGACGCAAACCCATACTACGACTCTTTCGTCCGATGGCAGATGAACAAACTTTACCAACAAGGTAAAGTCAAGTTCGGTAAACGATACACCATCTACTCGCCTAAAGACGGTCAACCATGTATGGACCATGATCGTCAATCCGGAGAAGCCGTCAACCCTCAGGAATACACCGCTGTAAAGATGGAAGTCCTCGAGTGGGGACCTGAAGTAAGCAGTGAGGTAAAGCAAGCTGTGGGTGGAAAGAAAGTATGGATGGTCGCTGCTACTCTCAGACCTGAGACTATGTGAGTTAGCTGCAATCTTCATGTAAATTCCCAGCTGATGGTCAAGGACAGGTACGGTCAAACCAACTGTTTCGTCGGACCCAACCTCAAATATGGTCTTTTCGAATCTGCCCACAACGAGCTTTTCCTGATCACCGAACGAGCAGCTAGGAACATGGCTTTCCAAGGTATCTTCGAAGGTGAAAGTGGACGAGTTGCGAAAGTTGCCGATGTTGTTGGATCAGAGTTGCTCGGTACAAAGGTTTCACCACCTTTCGGTGTAGCTAAGGAAGTCTACGTTCTTCCCATGGAAGGTGTTCTCGctaccaaggtgagctggcacACATATTTTGGCGTAAATACccaagctgatgagagtATACAGGGTACCGGTGTTGTAACTTCCGTTCCATCCGACTCGCCAGACGACTACCGAACCCTCATGGATCTCAGGAAGAAAGCAGAGATGTACAAGATCAAACCTGAATGGGCAGCTATCGACCCTATCCCTGTGCTCAAGACCCCCAAGTACGGAGACATGGCCGCTGAATTCCTCTGTAACGAACTCAAGATCCAATCTCAGAGAGACAAGGAGAAACTCGCCGAAGCCAAGGACCTCACTTACAAGGAAGGTTTCTACAATGGTGTTATGGTGATTGGTGACTTCAAGGGTGAACCAGTAGTAGACGCCAAACCTAAAGTTAGGCAGCAGATGATTGACGCTGGTCTGGCCACTCCTTATGCTGAGCCTGAGAGCGAAGTTATCTCTCGATCAGCAGATGTCTGTGTGGTCGCTTTGGTAGACCAATGGTACCTCGACTATGGAGAGGACAGTTGGAAATCTTCTGCtttcaagtgagtggatcCCTACGTTTAAAACAAAAGCTTATGCTGATCTCGTTGTTACTGTAGACTCCTCGGCCAAATGAACACTTACCAAACCGAGACTAGAAACGGTTTCGAAGCGGTTCTCAACTGGCTGAACAAATGGGCTTGTGCTCGATCTTACGGTCTGGGTTCAAAACTCCCTTGGGATCCCGTATGGCTCGTCGAATCTCTTTCGGACTCTACCATCTACATGTCCTACTACACCGTCGCCAACTTACTCCACGATGATATGTTCGGCAAAAACCCTGGTCCATTGGGTATCAAACCTGAACAAATGACCGACGAAGTTTGGGACTACGTTCTTGGGTCTGGGGAATTACctgccaactcacctgtgGAAGCTGAAAAGGCTGCTCAGCTCAAATATCATTTCTCCTATTTCTACCCGCTCGACATTAGATCCTCAGGAAAGGATCTCATTCCAAACCATTTGACGTTCTGGATCTACATCCATGCTGCGCTGTTCCCCGAGAAACACTGGCCCCGAGCGGTCAGAACCAATGGTCACTTGATGTTGAACGGTAAAAAGATGTCGAAATCAACTGGAAACTTCTTGACCATGAAGGAAGCTACTAAGAAGTACGGTGCGGACGCTGCGAGATTGACCCTCGCTGATGCCGGTGACGATATCACCGATGCCAAGTGAGTGTGAAGTGTGCGAAGTACACCtaacatcagctgacatacccCTCCCCTAGCTTCGAGGAAACCGTTGCCAACGCTGCTATTCTTCGACTGCATACTGCCTGTCTCTGGGCCGAGGAGATGAAATCGATCGAATCGACTCTCCGAACGGGTGAACTCAACGAGTTCGACCGAGGATTCCAGACTGAGATGGATTCGTTGATTGAGCAAACTTACAAATTCTTCGATCAGTAAGTTAGCACCCTTACTGGCACAGGTGGTATGCTGATACTTTTTCCACAGGATGGAATTCAAATCAGCTCTCAAAGCGGGATTATACGATTTCGAAAACTCTCGAAACTGGTACAGATTGATCTCTGATCCCGCCAATGGTGGACAGGGGATGCACAGGGATCTGGTCTTCCAGTGGATAAGGAATAACACTCTCCTTATCGCTCCATTCACTCCTCATTACTCTGAACATATCTGGAAGAATGTCTTGGGCGAATCATCGAATATCCAATCTGCCCAATTCCCTCAGATCTCTGGACCGGTCGATAAGGGTTTATTGGAACAGATGGAATACATGCGAGGAGTTGTAGATAAGCTCCGAGCCGCCGAGGCTACCCtgggcaagaagaagggtaaagggaagTCTACCACTACGTATGATTCGACAAAGCCTAAACAGACTAGAATCTATGTGGCGTCGAAGTTCCCAGAATGGCAGGAGAAGGCTATTGAGTTGGTTAAGGGTGCTTACGATGGCAAGGAGGTCGATGATGCGAAATTGAAGAGTGGATTGCAGGAATCGGGCTTGttgaaggataagaaggttATGCCTTTTGCTCAgacgatgaaggtgggtaAAATTTCTCCTTCATACGTTTGCTTCCCAGAGCGGGATGTATGTTGTAAGAAAGGAAGGCTGATTGTTTCTGTGATGTCACGGTCTCGATGATACAGCGAAAACTCCTCACAGAAGGTCCAGCAGCGTTCGACCGAGCCCTCCCATTCGACGAGCTGCACACGATCAAAATCCTCGTACCGTATATCAAATCTTCTGCCAAATTCACTCTGGTCGATGTGATTTCCGTTACTGAGGCGCAGGAGATCCTGGCCAAGGAACCTGGAAAGGAGAATTACGATCAGGCGAAGATCGAGGGGTCGCAGCCTGGTATTCCCGAGTCGCAATTCTGGAATGAATAGATAAATATATATACGTAAGATATATAGATAggatatgcatatatactTGCTCGAATCATGGTTGTGTTTctggagatgaagaattaGGGGAATCGGGACGTGTCATCTTGTTCGAGCTGCAAAAGTCGATCTGTCGTTGTATTGTGTGAGTCCTGGTGTTTGCAAGGAGAAAACCCTCCGTAGTCGACGGAAGAACTGCCCACCCCGGAACCTTTGTGTGTGAAATATGACCAGTGACGAGGGACAGGCTTGGATCCTTTGGGCTTGGCGCTCCTATGGGAAAAATGGATGACCTCGCTGACGCATACTTCTTATAATGGATGAGCAGAAAGTGGGAAGAGCAAAAATCATGAGGTAGGGTTTCATCTCGGTACTTACttatgtatatataggttACTCGCGATACCGATATTCTGCATCGTTCACCACATCAACTCATTCAACGCAACACGAAAAAGATAATTGTCCAACCCCTCTACACCATATCAACTGGTATACCAATTCTCGTCATGTCCCAAACCTCGTCTAAAAAGGACAGTAGCCGAAGGTGAGTCAGTCCGACCCACGTCAAAATGTGGCCATCCTCATGGCTAGGAAAGTTGGAGATACTGTAGGAATACTTACTGTTTTTTTGCTTTGCTGACACACTCGTCTCATCAGCTGCGCAGGATATGTGATGTTCGGTGTGACCGCCGGTGCTCTGGTGAGCGCACCCACCATGCAATATGAATGCAAGGGGGGACTATCAGGCGTCAGCAGCAGTGTCGCAGAACACGGCTTCCCACGAGGTATAAGTCAGATCTGACATTTTGGGCCGGCTCCCCAAACTCAAAGCGATGTCGCCTCCCTCGGTGGTGCCCAAAAAGACGGAGCCACTTGGGGTGCTCAATCCGCAGAGCAGGACCAATATAACCAGCAACATGACTCTACCTATGTAACGCCTAcgaatgaagatggatcaCACGCGGGAGCGGGGTCGTTGTACGTACAGGGAGTACCTCGCGAACAAGACTCCGAGATCAACGAGTATAACATCCCGGAAAAGTTCAGATCCGAGTCATATGCTCAGAACAGCACCCATCCCAATTGAACGAGGTGGGTTCATTGGCCGTCGGGAATCATAGTGCGGCATATGAAGTTCGGAGATTCCGATTATGATCATTAGGGGGTTTTGTTCATGGCTGGCTTATGATCTATGCAGATATACGTTCCCGCGATTGTGTATTTGTTCCGTTTTCAGCATACTCGCCAATGGACACATATATATCACGCAGGCAAGCCTTGTTCAAACTATTCAAACCGATTCTCAAAAGAGCTCGTCCATTCTGATGTCATACAATGCCGTGCTTGTTTCACCCCTCCTAATCCTTTCAGAAGCACAGTGAATGTCAAACGAAAAGAAACCCTCCCACGAAAGGAAGGTCCCCAACTATGGCTACCCACC comes from the Kwoniella bestiolae CBS 10118 chromosome 2, complete sequence genome and includes:
- a CDS encoding leucine-tRNA ligase — protein: MAATINQDAKAGSVVVMEKTDKRDYLIALESPAQKSWSTSQSFETNPPPLPEGVKSYQDFFESGQSMEELQKQYPKWFGTFPYAYMNGSLHLGHAFTISKIEFAAGFERMRGKKVLFPVGYHATGMPIKAASDKLIREMELFGEDFSGYKEDDEEDSSALPVPTTTALPAKSLESTDPSKGKKGKLNAKSTGLTYQFQILELIGVPRDELKKFADPYYWLNYFPPIAKQDLTGLGARVDWRRQFLTTDANPYYDSFVRWQMNKLYQQGKVKFGKRYTIYSPKDGQPCMDHDRQSGEAVNPQEYTAVKMEVLEWGPEVSSEVKQAVGGKKVWMVAATLRPETMYGQTNCFVGPNLKYGLFESAHNELFLITERAARNMAFQGIFEGESGRVAKVADVVGSELLGTKVSPPFGVAKEVYVLPMEGVLATKGTGVVTSVPSDSPDDYRTLMDLRKKAEMYKIKPEWAAIDPIPVLKTPKYGDMAAEFLCNELKIQSQRDKEKLAEAKDLTYKEGFYNGVMVIGDFKGEPVVDAKPKVRQQMIDAGLATPYAEPESEVISRSADVCVVALVDQWYLDYGEDSWKSSAFKLLGQMNTYQTETRNGFEAVLNWLNKWACARSYGLGSKLPWDPVWLVESLSDSTIYMSYYTVANLLHDDMFGKNPGPLGIKPEQMTDEVWDYVLGSGELPANSPVEAEKAAQLKYHFSYFYPLDIRSSGKDLIPNHLTFWIYIHAALFPEKHWPRAVRTNGHLMLNGKKMSKSTGNFLTMKEATKKYGADAARLTLADAGDDITDANFEETVANAAILRLHTACLWAEEMKSIESTLRTGELNEFDRGFQTEMDSLIEQTYKFFDQMEFKSALKAGLYDFENSRNWYRLISDPANGGQGMHRDLVFQWIRNNTLLIAPFTPHYSEHIWKNVLGESSNIQSAQFPQISGPVDKGLLEQMEYMRGVVDKLRAAEATLGKKKGKGKSTTTYDSTKPKQTRIYVASKFPEWQEKAIELVKGAYDGKEVDDAKLKSGLQESGLLKDKKVMPFAQTMKRKLLTEGPAAFDRALPFDELHTIKILVPYIKSSAKFTLVDVISVTEAQEILAKEPGKENYDQAKIEGSQPGIPESQFWNE